In Leptospira stimsonii, one DNA window encodes the following:
- a CDS encoding DUF1566 domain-containing protein: MDLFQLGRKTRCFSLVLIFFLSCADADRIDIDSSSGAGLLLQGGFQILSSIRIHSENGKEISSFRFLGSENFFAQDFSGTISGSQITIQAPFGAVNRLKASFVSTGKSVTMDGIPQESGRTSNDFSSPLTYRITAFDGSIQDYTVFVQPRFQLTDAEQTNCYSACSSNPGQDADYSTGVPTSFQSNVAFSSDSSEPVTLDRQTGLIWKYCAEGSNNTTCGVPDEGFFYPQAVSACSSLNALHSGTGYAGISTWRIPEIEELLTLTQHTNPITGFLRLSDFPGGVSSFWTKTEDATDSLKVWSYSFETDQIDTNGKNFGSSRSVRCVSGSPIPNRTFTDRNDGTVLDNRTKLVWQKCTKGQTWSSTSPDCLVGAAVPENWGQALNTCKTLNLAGRTWRLPNINELRSLLDFTSNAAVRIDNEKFPHIPPENPKYHSSNSVPGGIIFKVHFGLPEIYIVDGPTSVSFTRCVTDGP, encoded by the coding sequence ATGGATTTATTTCAACTGGGAAGAAAGACACGTTGTTTTTCTTTGGTCCTGATTTTTTTTCTCTCTTGTGCGGATGCCGATCGGATCGATATTGATTCTTCCTCCGGGGCCGGCTTATTACTGCAAGGTGGATTTCAGATTCTTTCTTCGATACGAATCCATTCCGAAAACGGAAAAGAGATTTCTTCTTTTCGATTTTTGGGATCGGAAAATTTTTTCGCACAAGATTTTAGCGGAACCATTTCCGGAAGTCAGATCACAATCCAAGCCCCTTTTGGCGCTGTAAACCGGTTAAAGGCGAGCTTTGTGTCCACCGGGAAGTCGGTCACGATGGACGGAATTCCGCAAGAAAGCGGAAGAACTTCGAATGATTTTTCGAGTCCATTGACATATCGAATCACCGCTTTCGACGGAAGTATTCAAGATTATACGGTCTTCGTACAGCCTCGATTTCAGCTAACGGATGCGGAACAAACGAACTGTTACTCGGCGTGTAGTTCCAATCCGGGACAAGACGCGGATTATTCGACCGGGGTTCCGACCTCCTTTCAATCGAATGTGGCCTTTTCAAGTGATTCTTCCGAACCCGTTACCTTGGATCGTCAAACCGGATTGATTTGGAAATACTGCGCAGAAGGTTCGAACAATACGACTTGTGGGGTTCCCGACGAAGGTTTCTTTTATCCCCAAGCGGTTAGCGCTTGTTCCTCTCTCAATGCTCTCCATTCAGGAACTGGCTATGCGGGAATTTCCACTTGGAGAATTCCCGAAATTGAGGAACTCCTGACGTTGACTCAGCATACAAATCCGATCACCGGCTTCCTTCGGCTCTCCGATTTTCCGGGCGGAGTTTCTTCGTTTTGGACCAAGACCGAGGACGCGACTGATTCCCTGAAAGTTTGGAGTTATAGTTTTGAAACCGATCAAATCGATACGAACGGAAAGAATTTCGGTTCGAGTCGGAGCGTTCGTTGTGTTTCCGGTTCTCCGATTCCGAATCGAACGTTTACGGATCGCAACGATGGGACCGTTCTGGACAATCGCACCAAACTTGTTTGGCAAAAGTGCACGAAAGGTCAGACGTGGTCTTCGACTTCTCCGGACTGCCTTGTTGGCGCGGCCGTTCCGGAAAATTGGGGGCAAGCTTTGAACACCTGTAAGACCTTGAACCTCGCGGGAAGAACTTGGAGACTTCCGAATATCAATGAACTTCGCAGTTTGCTCGATTTTACATCGAATGCCGCGGTTCGAATCGACAATGAAAAATTCCCCCATATTCCACCTGAAAATCCAAAGTATCACTCGAGCAATTCCGTCCCTGGAGGAATCATATTTAAGGTGCATTTCGGACTACCGGAAATTTATATAGTCGACGGTCCGACATCGGTGAGTTTTACACGTTGTGTCACAGACGGACCGTAA
- a CDS encoding SpoIIE family protein phosphatase, with protein MRIKSESIELERYRDFFLSSAEGIWCFDLSAPIDTRLAEGEQVTQLISNARLTLCNDSMARMYGYETASEVMGLSLSQLIPSDSREDLEHFFTFVRSGYSMKDVESRELDRFGNSKYFLNSVVGVVKEGKLSQVWGSQRDITPLKKSEDKLKYSLLLQSNLTDISKSFITVPPRELDQAIRNSLERAGRICDADRSYIIEYSSSNKHLSNTYEWCKEGISSQKDYFQNIPVEQIPKERFERVRKFGYYALNSVEEIQNENPFVRNLLLPQGIRSLLMIGLVYEGKEIGFFGLDMTEKDRTWTEEEINILGLIGDLILLAFDRKNKEGTLNAFYDRMHYDLELGRLTQRSLVDRTFPNSEFFRMETYFRPFEKVGGDVISTIQNQDGSIDILFADVSGHGISSAMVSGMVVISFKNSSRIGLLPAEGLIRIVEDLRSLVVDHHISAVRVKYIPQTKKLIYAYAGHPPILLFRDGKKIELDGMNLPLLAFDGAKYYDQSIDLLHGDRVVFFSDGMYEIFNSQGEILDLPGLISILEEYLYAETIEDYIEWIVSDIFAYSGGNFGDDIALLVMDIY; from the coding sequence ATGCGGATCAAATCGGAATCTATTGAGCTGGAGCGTTATCGGGATTTTTTTCTCAGTAGCGCGGAAGGGATTTGGTGTTTTGATCTAAGCGCGCCGATTGACACACGTTTGGCGGAAGGCGAACAGGTGACTCAACTTATCTCCAATGCTCGCCTAACGCTCTGTAACGATTCAATGGCGAGAATGTACGGATACGAGACCGCTTCCGAGGTAATGGGTCTATCCCTTTCTCAGTTGATTCCTTCCGATTCTCGCGAAGATTTGGAACATTTTTTTACGTTCGTACGTTCCGGATACAGTATGAAGGACGTAGAATCCAGAGAACTGGATCGTTTTGGAAATTCGAAATACTTTCTCAATAGCGTCGTCGGAGTCGTAAAGGAAGGGAAACTTTCTCAGGTCTGGGGTTCGCAGAGAGATATCACTCCACTCAAAAAAAGCGAGGACAAACTCAAGTATTCGCTACTTCTTCAAAGCAATCTTACCGACATTTCCAAGAGTTTTATCACGGTTCCGCCGAGAGAATTGGATCAGGCGATCCGCAATTCCCTGGAAAGGGCAGGAAGAATCTGCGACGCTGATCGTTCGTATATTATAGAATACTCAAGTTCTAATAAACACCTTTCCAATACGTACGAATGGTGTAAGGAAGGAATTTCCTCTCAGAAGGATTACTTTCAGAATATTCCCGTGGAGCAAATTCCGAAAGAACGATTTGAAAGAGTGAGAAAGTTCGGTTACTACGCGCTCAATTCCGTCGAAGAAATTCAAAACGAAAATCCGTTCGTAAGAAACCTTTTGCTTCCTCAGGGAATCCGTTCTCTTCTGATGATCGGACTCGTTTACGAAGGAAAGGAAATCGGATTTTTCGGTCTGGATATGACGGAAAAAGATCGAACCTGGACCGAGGAAGAGATCAACATTCTCGGATTGATCGGCGACTTGATTCTTCTCGCCTTCGATAGAAAAAACAAAGAAGGCACGTTAAACGCCTTTTACGATAGAATGCACTACGATCTCGAGTTGGGAAGATTGACCCAACGTTCTCTCGTGGATCGAACCTTTCCCAATTCAGAATTTTTCAGAATGGAAACCTACTTTCGCCCTTTTGAAAAAGTGGGCGGAGACGTCATCAGCACGATCCAGAATCAAGACGGAAGTATTGACATTCTTTTTGCGGACGTTTCGGGTCACGGAATTTCCTCCGCGATGGTTTCCGGGATGGTCGTTATTTCATTTAAGAATTCCTCCAGAATCGGTCTATTGCCGGCGGAGGGTTTGATCCGAATCGTAGAAGATCTAAGGTCTTTGGTTGTGGATCATCATATTTCCGCGGTTCGAGTGAAATACATACCTCAAACAAAAAAACTGATCTACGCATATGCGGGTCACCCACCCATTCTTCTTTTTCGAGACGGAAAAAAAATAGAACTAGACGGGATGAATCTTCCTCTTCTCGCCTTCGACGGAGCGAAATACTATGATCAGTCGATCGATCTTCTGCACGGCGATCGAGTCGTTTTCTTTTCGGATGGAATGTATGAGATCTTCAATTCTCAAGGAGAGATTTTAGATCTTCCCGGTCTGATTTCCATTCTCGAAGAATATCTATACGCGGAAACGATCGAAGATTATATCGAATGGATCGTTTCGGATATTTTCGCGTATTCGGGCGGTAACTTCGGAGACGATATCGCTCTTCTCGTTATGGACATCTATTGA
- a CDS encoding DUF736 family protein: MAEYALKEKKGSLFSNATKEKETQPDYTGKVLLDGKTYRLAGWIRKSATGRNYLSLSISEPNPEKKPGPNQAEETDGNDFTDIEEDFPF; the protein is encoded by the coding sequence ATGGCAGAATACGCACTGAAAGAAAAAAAAGGAAGTCTCTTTAGCAACGCGACCAAGGAAAAGGAAACCCAACCGGACTACACGGGAAAGGTATTGCTGGACGGAAAAACGTATCGACTGGCGGGATGGATTCGAAAGTCCGCGACGGGAAGAAATTACTTATCCTTAAGTATCTCCGAACCGAATCCCGAAAAAAAACCGGGCCCAAACCAAGCGGAAGAAACGGACGGAAACGACTTTACGGATATAGAAGAAGATTTTCCGTTTTGA
- a CDS encoding LemA family protein codes for MLVLTTLASSNCGYNAIQEEDEAVTASWAEVLNQYQRRADLIPNLVNTVKGYAAQEEKVLVEVTKARAGVGSIQADEKTLNNPELFKKYAQAQSQMTSALSRLMVVVEKYPELKSNENFRDLQAQLEGTENRITVARNRYIQAVQKYNVTIRQFPSNLTAKIFGFQTKPSFTVENEKEISKPPEVKF; via the coding sequence ATGCTGGTCCTCACGACCTTGGCTTCTTCGAACTGCGGTTACAACGCGATCCAAGAAGAAGACGAGGCCGTAACCGCGTCTTGGGCTGAAGTGTTAAACCAGTATCAAAGAAGAGCGGATCTCATCCCGAACCTTGTGAACACGGTCAAAGGATACGCGGCTCAAGAAGAAAAAGTTTTGGTCGAAGTCACAAAAGCACGCGCCGGCGTCGGCTCGATCCAAGCGGATGAAAAAACTCTCAACAACCCCGAACTTTTTAAGAAGTACGCCCAGGCGCAATCTCAGATGACCTCCGCGCTTTCTCGTTTGATGGTCGTTGTGGAAAAATATCCGGAACTCAAATCCAATGAAAATTTCCGGGATCTTCAGGCGCAATTGGAAGGTACGGAAAACAGAATCACGGTCGCGAGAAATCGTTATATACAAGCCGTACAAAAATACAACGTAACCATTCGACAATTTCCGAGTAATTTAACGGCGAAGATATTCGGCTTTCAGACAAAACCTTCCTTTACGGTAGAAAACGAAAAAGAAATTTCCAAGCCCCCGGAAGTTAAATTTTAA
- a CDS encoding TPM domain-containing protein yields the protein MNKKGFFFLGLLLLTAGWNVRTENSSWILQREEWRAEDPEIPALKTQVTDTTSTLTDSQKSVLTGRLVQFEKRKGSQIAVLVIGSTKDWTIEEYAVKAFEQWKLGRKGVDDGVLLVVAIQDHKTRIEVGYGLEGAIPDAIAKRIISDFMIPQFKEGNYYQGISEGIDRLISTINGEELPSASGRVGGSDSGSEGDMPELPSKLITAFIILVVAGKIFGFLFGNGLSGGISGIIFIILGLFWSITLWMLIPGALLLWFFVLANGGGMGGSGSSWGSSSGGGSWSGGGGSSGGGGASGSW from the coding sequence ATGAACAAAAAAGGGTTCTTCTTTCTCGGTCTTCTTTTGTTGACCGCGGGTTGGAACGTTAGAACGGAAAATTCTTCCTGGATTCTTCAAAGAGAAGAATGGAGAGCGGAAGATCCTGAAATTCCGGCGCTCAAAACGCAAGTAACGGATACGACCTCTACTCTTACCGATTCTCAAAAGTCGGTTCTTACGGGACGTCTCGTTCAGTTTGAAAAAAGAAAGGGAAGTCAAATCGCCGTCTTGGTAATCGGTTCTACAAAAGACTGGACCATAGAAGAATACGCCGTAAAGGCGTTTGAGCAGTGGAAGCTCGGACGAAAAGGCGTGGACGACGGGGTACTCCTCGTCGTCGCGATCCAGGATCATAAAACAAGAATCGAAGTCGGATACGGATTGGAAGGTGCGATCCCCGACGCGATCGCCAAACGCATCATAAGCGACTTTATGATTCCTCAATTCAAAGAAGGGAACTATTACCAAGGAATTTCGGAAGGAATCGATCGACTCATCTCTACGATCAACGGAGAAGAACTTCCTTCAGCGAGCGGACGTGTGGGAGGATCGGATTCAGGATCGGAAGGAGATATGCCGGAACTTCCGAGCAAACTGATCACCGCTTTTATTATCTTAGTCGTAGCCGGAAAGATTTTCGGATTCTTATTCGGGAACGGGTTGTCCGGAGGAATCAGCGGAATCATTTTTATCATTCTTGGTTTGTTCTGGTCGATCACACTTTGGATGTTGATCCCCGGCGCGCTTCTTCTCTGGTTCTTTGTCCTCGCAAACGGCGGAGGAATGGGCGGTTCCGGTTCTTCCTGGGGCTCTTCTTCAGGGGGAGGATCTTGGAGCGGTGGCGGCGGAAGTTCCGGAGGCGGAGGAGCTTCCGGAAGTTGGTAA
- a CDS encoding TPM domain-containing protein: MSAKNQTKKESKFLRAGNHLLESFLSAITLSSDKSKSPRVRKFFSKEDLKKIESCVSNSEKLHTGEIKVILEGNLPLFRILNGLKTKQRAEELFSERRIWDTEENTGILIYIQLVDKRIELLADRGIYKKIGQSTLDEICSKMETGFRSGNYLKSVIDAIEEFTKLLQKHFPAGKQNPNELSDRPELI; this comes from the coding sequence ATGAGTGCTAAGAATCAAACCAAAAAAGAATCCAAATTCCTCAGAGCCGGAAATCATCTCCTAGAATCCTTTCTTTCCGCCATCACGCTTTCCTCGGATAAATCCAAATCCCCCCGTGTCAGAAAGTTTTTTAGTAAGGAAGACTTAAAAAAAATAGAATCTTGCGTTTCCAATTCCGAAAAACTACATACCGGAGAAATCAAAGTTATCCTCGAAGGAAATCTTCCTTTGTTCAGAATTTTGAACGGACTCAAGACAAAACAAAGAGCCGAAGAGCTTTTTTCGGAAAGAAGAATCTGGGACACCGAAGAGAACACTGGAATTCTCATCTATATCCAGTTAGTCGATAAAAGGATAGAATTGTTGGCAGATCGAGGAATTTACAAAAAGATCGGACAATCCACGTTAGACGAAATCTGTTCAAAAATGGAAACGGGATTTCGATCCGGAAATTATCTAAAAAGTGTAATCGACGCCATCGAAGAATTCACAAAACTTCTTCAAAAACATTTCCCGGCGGGAAAACAAAACCCGAACGAACTCTCCGACCGCCCCGAATTGATTTAA
- a CDS encoding helix-turn-helix domain-containing protein has product MTSLNKSVSQPPIHIKTYGPNGFLKSYIRDYMVIESDLERENRILPNSSLVLSFRIRGNVDITEQSKENRVPVLGIAGLRKNSRLIRYSRDSSMFLVNFQEGRAANFFKIPMNELFGMNVSLDRLLPKSLTSEIEEKLSDSRTNEGRIKIIEEFLLSLIKESKTDLLVFETIKRIRNTNGNLKIRELIQGMPISRDSYEKRFRQTVGTSPKQFANLLRMKSLIERYSPFRTLTDIGYEAGYFDQAHFIKDFRSFTGLAPKDFFRTPSLWYFSDFLQFGFLISVYSDFQKEDQNAENFHRQIYRTRTFEGRILSKRQDQPRVYQNSSRVHSRFRIY; this is encoded by the coding sequence ATGACTTCGCTTAACAAATCCGTATCACAACCTCCGATCCATATCAAAACCTACGGTCCGAACGGATTTTTAAAATCGTATATCAGAGATTATATGGTCATCGAAAGCGATTTGGAAAGGGAAAACCGAATCCTACCGAATTCATCCTTAGTCTTGTCCTTTCGAATTCGAGGGAACGTCGATATCACGGAACAATCCAAGGAAAATCGGGTTCCTGTTTTAGGAATCGCAGGCCTAAGAAAAAATTCGCGTCTGATCCGATATTCAAGAGACTCTTCCATGTTCTTAGTCAACTTTCAAGAAGGCAGGGCGGCCAATTTTTTTAAGATTCCGATGAACGAACTCTTTGGGATGAACGTTTCCCTCGATCGTCTTCTTCCAAAATCACTGACCTCGGAAATCGAGGAAAAACTTTCTGATTCGAGAACGAACGAAGGAAGAATCAAGATCATCGAAGAATTTTTGCTTTCCCTCATTAAAGAATCCAAAACGGATCTTCTCGTGTTTGAAACTATAAAAAGAATTCGGAACACGAATGGGAATCTCAAAATTCGGGAGCTTATCCAGGGAATGCCGATCAGTAGAGATTCTTATGAAAAAAGATTTAGACAAACGGTCGGAACTTCCCCGAAACAATTCGCAAACTTGTTAAGAATGAAATCTCTGATCGAACGTTATTCTCCCTTTCGAACGCTCACGGATATCGGATACGAAGCCGGTTATTTTGATCAGGCACATTTTATCAAAGATTTTCGATCGTTTACGGGACTTGCTCCCAAGGATTTTTTCAGAACGCCGTCTCTTTGGTATTTTTCTGATTTTTTACAATTTGGATTTTTGATCTCGGTGTATTCTGATTTTCAAAAGGAGGATCAGAATGCAGAAAATTTTCATAGACAGATTTATCGTACCCGTACCTTCGAAGGAAGAATTCTTTCAAAGCGTCAAGATCAACCGCGAGTTTATCAAAACTCTTCCCGGGTTCATTCAAGATTTCGCATATATTAG
- a CDS encoding SufE family protein gives MSSIEEVQREIVSEFSECTDWQERYQLLIEMGDELGSIPDSLKTQERLVPGCQSRVWIVSEETEGKVVFQADSDSAITRGMIALLIRVFSGRTREEIKNASLEFLKEIGLDKHLSMSRRNGLYSMVNILRNS, from the coding sequence ATGAGTAGCATCGAAGAAGTTCAGAGAGAAATTGTTTCCGAATTTTCCGAATGTACGGATTGGCAGGAACGTTATCAACTTCTCATCGAGATGGGAGACGAACTTGGTTCTATTCCAGATTCGCTCAAAACACAAGAACGATTGGTGCCGGGTTGTCAGTCCCGCGTCTGGATCGTTTCCGAAGAAACGGAGGGAAAGGTTGTCTTTCAAGCTGACAGCGATTCGGCGATCACCCGCGGTATGATCGCTCTCCTCATTCGTGTTTTTTCGGGAAGGACAAGAGAAGAAATCAAGAATGCGTCCCTCGAATTCTTAAAAGAGATCGGATTGGACAAACATCTATCCATGTCCCGAAGAAACGGTCTTTATTCGATGGTGAATATTCTAAGAAACAGTTGA
- a CDS encoding zinc-dependent alcohol dehydrogenase family protein produces MKVYEIQNQFGLENLKIAERPDPTPSHGEVLVRMRAASLNYRDYLMAIGKYNPKQKLPLIPLSDGAGEIVQIGPGVTKWKVGDKVCANFAQTWLDGAPDIDMLRNTLGGPLDGTLCELRIFGEQGLVPMPENISFAEASTLPCAALTAYTAIVTHGNIQPGATVVIQGTGGVSIFALQFAKMMGARVIATSSSDNKLKKVKELGADEVINYSEKTNWDREVRKMTNMKGADLIIEVGGAGTLQKSISSTKPWGTIALIGVLAGGESNNLSLFPILMQGIRVQGIIVGSRRNFEDMNRAISINGIKPVVDHVYTFEETPKAYETLKAGKHFGKVCIEI; encoded by the coding sequence ATGAAAGTGTATGAAATCCAAAATCAATTCGGACTGGAGAATCTAAAAATCGCAGAACGTCCGGATCCTACCCCTTCGCACGGAGAAGTTTTAGTAAGAATGAGAGCCGCCTCTCTCAACTACAGAGACTATCTGATGGCGATCGGAAAATACAACCCGAAACAAAAACTTCCTTTGATCCCTCTCTCGGACGGAGCCGGCGAAATTGTTCAGATCGGTCCGGGCGTGACGAAGTGGAAAGTCGGAGACAAGGTTTGTGCGAACTTTGCGCAGACTTGGTTGGACGGAGCGCCTGATATCGACATGCTCAGAAATACGTTAGGTGGTCCGTTGGATGGAACTCTCTGCGAACTCAGAATTTTCGGCGAACAAGGCTTAGTTCCGATGCCCGAAAACATTTCCTTTGCGGAAGCTTCGACACTCCCTTGCGCCGCTTTGACCGCTTACACTGCGATCGTTACGCACGGAAACATTCAACCCGGAGCCACCGTCGTAATTCAAGGAACGGGCGGCGTTTCCATTTTTGCATTACAATTTGCTAAAATGATGGGAGCAAGGGTAATAGCGACTTCTTCCAGCGACAATAAATTAAAAAAAGTAAAAGAATTGGGCGCCGACGAAGTCATCAACTACAGCGAAAAAACGAACTGGGATCGGGAAGTAAGAAAGATGACGAATATGAAAGGCGCCGATCTCATCATCGAAGTCGGAGGTGCGGGAACACTGCAAAAATCAATCTCCAGCACGAAACCTTGGGGAACCATCGCTCTCATCGGAGTTTTAGCCGGCGGAGAAAGCAACAATCTATCCCTTTTTCCGATCCTGATGCAAGGAATCCGAGTCCAGGGAATTATCGTAGGGAGCAGACGAAATTTCGAAGATATGAACAGAGCGATCAGCATCAATGGAATCAAACCCGTCGTCGATCACGTATATACTTTTGAGGAAACTCCGAAAGCGTATGAAACACTCAAGGCAGGAAAGCATTTCGGAAAAGTTTGTATCGAGATCTAA
- a CDS encoding methionine ABC transporter permease, with protein MNLIWQDLPLDEFVKAFVQTFWMLGISLSVAILFGIPLGLLIYLTDKGIFIRNRWIHSILNTIANLVRSIPFVILLVALLPLTQWITGTTIGPFSASVPLSVAAIPFLARLVEASLREIPEGVLEAAVSTGANLTLIIREILLPEALPGIVSGITLTSVSLLGFSAMAGIVGGGGIGDLAIRFGYYRYEDGIMFTTVAILILLVQLIQWFGDTIRKKVDKRAG; from the coding sequence ATGAATCTAATATGGCAAGATCTGCCTCTCGATGAGTTTGTAAAAGCGTTCGTTCAAACTTTCTGGATGTTGGGAATTTCCCTGTCCGTCGCGATTCTTTTTGGAATCCCGCTCGGCCTTCTGATTTATCTGACCGACAAGGGAATTTTTATCCGAAATCGATGGATTCATTCTATTCTGAATACGATCGCCAATTTAGTTCGATCGATTCCTTTTGTGATTCTCCTTGTCGCATTATTACCTTTGACTCAATGGATTACGGGAACGACGATCGGTCCTTTTTCCGCTTCGGTTCCTTTGTCGGTGGCCGCGATTCCTTTTTTGGCAAGGCTCGTAGAAGCTTCGTTGAGAGAAATTCCGGAAGGCGTTTTGGAAGCGGCCGTTTCCACCGGAGCAAACCTGACGTTAATTATACGGGAGATTCTTTTGCCCGAAGCGTTGCCGGGAATCGTCTCCGGTATCACGCTGACGTCCGTGAGTCTTCTCGGTTTTTCTGCGATGGCCGGAATTGTTGGCGGAGGAGGGATCGGGGACCTTGCGATTCGTTTCGGCTATTATCGATATGAAGACGGGATCATGTTCACAACGGTCGCCATCTTAATTCTTCTCGTACAATTGATCCAATGGTTCGGGGATACAATCCGGAAAAAAGTGGATAAAAGAGCCGGATAA
- a CDS encoding methionine ABC transporter ATP-binding protein, giving the protein MTDSPFLEFRNVSKKFTLGNGDSFQAVDDVSLTIAKGEIFGIIGTTGAGKSTLLRFPNLLERPDHGSILIHGIDVTQLKGERLRNHRQKIGMVFQQFHLASNRSVFDNVAFPLKVAGLSKTSIQARVRELLALTEISEKENSYPAQLSGGQKQRVGIARALANHPDLLLCDEPTSALDPETTRSILKLLKQIRERLSITILIVTHEMAVVREICDRTAIMDKGSIVELDRTVSFFANPKSDAAKKLLGPASDQGIPSETFSGAKGRILKVIFQGGAAKNPILARVIRSTGRTPNILFSKVETILGEPVGTFFLEVDRNGESEDLKKAFTEMGAFVEDHIP; this is encoded by the coding sequence ATGACAGATTCTCCCTTTTTAGAATTTAGAAACGTATCAAAGAAATTCACTCTGGGGAACGGAGATTCTTTTCAGGCCGTGGACGATGTCAGTCTTACGATTGCAAAAGGGGAGATTTTCGGTATCATCGGAACTACCGGCGCAGGAAAGAGTACTCTATTACGTTTTCCGAATTTATTGGAAAGACCGGACCACGGTTCGATTTTAATTCACGGTATAGACGTAACACAACTGAAGGGAGAGCGGCTTCGGAATCATAGACAGAAGATCGGCATGGTGTTTCAACAATTCCATCTCGCCTCCAATCGAAGCGTTTTTGATAACGTAGCGTTCCCTCTCAAGGTCGCTGGCCTCTCTAAAACTTCCATTCAGGCACGTGTTCGTGAACTTCTGGCTTTGACCGAAATTTCGGAAAAGGAAAATTCTTATCCGGCGCAATTGAGCGGAGGACAAAAACAAAGAGTCGGGATTGCGAGGGCATTGGCCAATCATCCCGATCTTCTTCTTTGCGACGAACCAACTTCGGCATTGGATCCGGAGACGACAAGATCTATATTAAAACTTTTGAAACAGATTCGTGAAAGGTTGTCGATTACGATTCTAATCGTTACGCACGAAATGGCGGTGGTTCGTGAAATCTGTGATCGGACCGCTATTATGGACAAAGGTAGTATCGTGGAACTTGATCGAACCGTTTCCTTTTTCGCGAATCCGAAATCGGATGCCGCGAAAAAACTTCTCGGTCCGGCATCGGACCAAGGAATTCCATCGGAAACATTTTCCGGTGCTAAGGGAAGAATTTTGAAAGTGATCTTTCAGGGAGGAGCGGCGAAAAATCCGATTTTAGCGAGAGTCATCCGATCGACCGGAAGAACTCCGAATATTCTTTTTAGCAAGGTTGAAACGATTTTAGGAGAACCTGTGGGGACTTTCTTTTTGGAAGTGGATCGCAACGGAGAATCGGAAGATTTAAAAAAAGCCTTCACTGAAATGGGCGCGTTCGTAGAGGATCATATTCCATGA
- a CDS encoding MetQ/NlpA family ABC transporter substrate-binding protein — protein MKLIKLIIWILIFSTILLSQCKKAGAPQLPGDRKSLKIGICPGPYGGLLKKAVFPNLEKKGYKLEIVEFSDYIQPNLALENGDIDANLFQHTVYLNKFSKDKNLNLSAIVSVPTAPMAIFAGKSKTIQSIPNGGTVTLPNDPTNQLRALKLFEELGLLKVSPNANPAKASLSDVTENPKKLELRPLEAAQLPRSLESAEIAAVNGNFAIASGLDLTKALKLESLAEEHKNIIVVRSDEKNAPFANDILEAVHSPEFAKVIDSDFKGFQKPDWLAKK, from the coding sequence ATGAAATTAATCAAACTCATTATTTGGATTCTTATATTTTCCACAATTCTTCTTTCTCAGTGTAAGAAGGCCGGAGCGCCCCAACTTCCCGGTGATAGAAAATCTCTTAAGATCGGAATCTGTCCCGGTCCTTACGGCGGTCTTTTAAAAAAGGCTGTGTTTCCGAATTTGGAAAAAAAGGGGTATAAATTGGAAATCGTTGAATTCAGTGATTACATACAACCGAATCTTGCATTAGAAAACGGTGATATTGATGCGAATCTTTTTCAGCATACGGTCTATTTGAATAAATTTTCCAAGGATAAGAATCTGAATCTTTCAGCAATCGTTTCCGTTCCCACGGCGCCGATGGCGATTTTTGCCGGGAAAAGTAAGACGATTCAATCCATCCCGAACGGCGGAACGGTGACGCTTCCGAACGACCCGACCAATCAACTCAGGGCTCTTAAACTTTTCGAAGAACTCGGTTTACTTAAGGTTTCGCCTAACGCAAATCCCGCGAAAGCATCGTTGTCCGATGTTACGGAAAATCCTAAAAAGTTGGAGTTACGCCCTTTGGAAGCCGCCCAGCTTCCGCGATCTTTAGAAAGCGCCGAGATTGCCGCAGTGAACGGGAATTTTGCGATCGCGTCCGGTTTGGATCTTACGAAAGCATTAAAACTGGAATCCTTAGCCGAAGAGCACAAAAACATCATCGTGGTTCGTTCCGATGAAAAGAATGCACCTTTTGCCAACGACATCTTGGAAGCTGTTCATTCTCCGGAATTTGCAAAAGTGATCGACTCTGATTTTAAGGGTTTTCAAAAACCGGATTGGCTTGCGAAAAAATAG